From the genome of Capricornis sumatraensis isolate serow.1 chromosome 17, serow.2, whole genome shotgun sequence, one region includes:
- the SFRP2 gene encoding secreted frizzled-related protein 2, which yields MPQGPGSLLLIVLASHCCLGSARGLFFGQSDFPYKRSNCKPIPANLQLCHGIEYQNMRLPNLLGHETMKEVLEQAGAWIPLVMKQCHPDTKKFLCSLFAPVCLDDLDETIQPCHSLCVQVKDRCAPVMSAFGFPWPDMLDCDRFPQDNDLCIPLASSDHLLPATEEAPKVCEACKTKNEDDNDIMETLCKNDFALKIKVKEITYINRDTKIILETKSKTIYKLNGVSEKDLKKSVLWLKDSLQCTCEEMNDINAPYLVMGQKLGGELVITSVKRWQKGQREFKRISRSIRKLQC from the exons ATGCCGCAGGGCCCCGGCTCCCTGCTGCTGATCGTCCTCGCCTCGCACTGCTGCTTGGGCTCGGCGCGCGGGCTCTTCTTCGGCCAGTCCGACTTCCCCTACAAACGCAGCAACTGCAAGCCCATCCCGGCCAACCTGCAGCTGTGCCACGGCATAGAGTACCAGAACATGCGGCTGCCCAACCTGCTGGGCCACGAGACCATGAAGGAGGTGCTGGAGCAGGCGGGCGCCTGGATCCCGCTGGTCATGAAGCAGTGCCACCCAGACACCAAGAAGTTCCTGTGTTCGCTCTTCGCTCCCGTCTGCCTCGACGACCTGGACGAGACCATCCAGCCGTGCCACTCGCTCTGCGTGCAGGTGAAGGACCGCTGCGCTCCGGTCATGTCCGCCTTCGGCTTCCCCTGGCCCGACATGCTCGACTGCGACCGCTTCCCCCAGGACAACGACCTTTGCATCCCCCTCGCTAGCAGCGACCACCTCCTGCCGGCTACCGAGGAAG CTCCAAAGGTATGTGAAGCCTGCAAAACTAAAAACGAAGATGACAACGACATAATGGAAACACTTTGTAAAAATGATTTTG CACTGAAGATAAAAGTGAAGGAGATCACCTACATCAATAGAGACACCAAAATCATCCTGGAGACCAAGAGCAAGACCATTTACAAGCTGAACGGAGTGTCCGAGAAGGACCTGAAGAAGTCGGTGCTGTGGCTCAAAGACAGCCTGCAGTGCACGTGTGAGGAGATGAACGACATCAACGCGCCCTACCTGGTCATGGGGCAGAAGCTGGGTGGGGAGCTGGTCATCACCTCCGTGAAGCGGTGGCAGAAAGGGCAGCGAGAGTTCAAGCGCATCTCCCGCAGCATCCGCAAGCTGCAGTGCTAG